One window from the genome of Bacillus kexueae encodes:
- a CDS encoding YodL domain-containing protein, with protein sequence MVSVFKFKNKVSEYDVTIFQTPNYRDEKGYRAVYRLLVEAKNHEQALYETFRTFNIPDAMPDDYDARYLGTGDIVLIDEGKRGQTYYQLQPGGWVKINRIHVR encoded by the coding sequence ATGGTTTCAGTTTTTAAATTTAAAAATAAAGTGTCGGAATATGATGTAACCATTTTTCAAACGCCCAATTATCGGGATGAAAAAGGATATCGAGCTGTTTATCGTCTACTGGTCGAAGCGAAAAATCATGAGCAAGCATTGTATGAAACCTTTCGAACGTTTAATATTCCAGATGCAATGCCTGATGATTATGATGCCAGATACTTAGGGACTGGGGATATCGTCTTAATTGATGAAGGGAAAAGGGGACAGACGTATTACCAGCTACAGCCGGGTGGATGGGTAAAGATTAATCGGATTCATGTTAGGTAG
- a CDS encoding serine/threonine protein kinase, translating into MFEKTHRPNSVVRNYKIIQMLGMGSYGITYLAENELTREKVVLKQLRKRALKNGKGLQSFRYEKNILLTLNHSAIPKYIEDFKWKRNYFIVMEFKEGRTFEQEIFENKQKYSETEAFQYLMKASSIVKYVHEKGIVHRDLRIPNLLIHEGEIFVIDFGLARNLHDDDQRVENFPIEKQLMREVKIESDFYALGHFVLFLLYSSFEPKGIEKSWEDELPLSEEAKRVIRKLLMIDQAYQSAEELIQDIQINVLGGKQHVIL; encoded by the coding sequence TTGTTTGAGAAAACACACCGACCCAACTCAGTCGTTCGTAACTACAAAATCATTCAAATGCTCGGGATGGGGAGTTATGGAATTACGTATTTAGCAGAAAACGAGCTTACTAGGGAAAAAGTCGTACTGAAGCAATTGCGAAAACGAGCACTGAAAAATGGAAAGGGCCTTCAATCGTTTCGATATGAAAAAAATATATTATTAACTTTAAATCACAGTGCGATTCCGAAGTATATTGAAGATTTTAAATGGAAAAGAAACTATTTTATTGTCATGGAATTTAAAGAAGGTCGTACATTTGAACAAGAAATTTTTGAAAACAAACAGAAATATTCCGAAACAGAAGCGTTTCAATATTTAATGAAGGCTTCATCTATTGTAAAATATGTACATGAAAAAGGAATTGTTCACCGTGATTTACGCATACCCAACCTATTAATTCATGAAGGAGAAATTTTTGTCATTGACTTTGGACTTGCTCGAAACCTTCATGATGACGATCAGCGAGTAGAAAACTTTCCAATCGAAAAGCAATTAATGCGTGAAGTCAAAATAGAAAGTGATTTTTATGCACTAGGTCATTTTGTGCTCTTTTTACTTTATTCTTCTTTTGAGCCAAAAGGAATAGAGAAAAGCTGGGAGGATGAATTACCTCTTTCTGAAGAGGCTAAACGGGTGATTCGAAAATTATTAATGATAGATCAAGCATATCAATCAGCAGAGGAACTCATACAAGATATTCAAATAAATGTACTGGGAGGAAAACAACATGTCATTCTTTAA
- a CDS encoding YozD family protein: MREIELVIDTEELAEFFYQELVNRGFLPSEDEVYELADIAFDFLIEKCVIEEELDVDEN, translated from the coding sequence TTGAGGGAAATTGAATTAGTGATTGATACGGAGGAGCTAGCTGAATTTTTTTACCAAGAGTTAGTTAATCGAGGGTTCCTACCATCAGAAGATGAAGTGTATGAGCTAGCTGATATTGCGTTTGATTTTCTAATTGAAAAATGTGTTATCGAAGAAGAATTGGATGTGGATGAAAATTAA
- a CDS encoding spore gernimation protein GerT — protein MFPWNKSSNFPFQMNDMLKNMNPKDVEKYVNDVMTQVFGESFSPSMIMREDDNQVSEETKVEELPIDVIETSEYVFVKVPLSDENHPIKIRHTHHTLHIIQSSEVEFQKIMLPAPVRRKGTKAFIKEQTLEIQLTKMEDVDYTEIEITP, from the coding sequence ATGTTTCCTTGGAATAAATCCTCCAACTTCCCCTTTCAAATGAATGATATGCTTAAAAACATGAATCCAAAAGATGTCGAAAAGTATGTCAACGATGTGATGACTCAAGTATTTGGTGAATCATTCTCTCCTTCTATGATCATGCGTGAAGATGACAATCAAGTTTCTGAAGAAACAAAAGTTGAAGAATTACCGATTGATGTCATTGAAACGAGTGAATATGTGTTTGTCAAAGTCCCTCTAAGCGATGAAAATCATCCGATAAAAATTCGTCATACACATCATACGTTACACATTATCCAAAGTTCGGAAGTGGAGTTTCAAAAGATTATGCTCCCTGCCCCCGTTCGTCGTAAAGGAACAAAAGCCTTTATTAAAGAACAAACGCTAGAAATTCAATTAACGAAGATGGAAGATGTTGATTATACCGAAATTGAAATAACCCCTTAA
- a CDS encoding S41 family peptidase, which translates to MRKRTLFISLLILVSATVFTTLMVIQAGPKVVSSQETYEKLNEVMDILENQYVEDIDQDLLIEGAIKGMVDSLEDPYTTYMDKEEAKGFHETISSSFEGIGAEVTEDNGKIIIVSPIKGSPAEKVGLKPEDQILEVDGESIEGLTVNEAVMKIRGEKGTKVELTIERAGVGEMTVTITRDTIPINTVYTDVTEDRIATIQITRFSENTGQELAEALIDLEQQNIQGIVLDLRQNPGGLMDQAIAMTDMFLEKGKTILKVEDKDGNIETYKASNPKVVNWPVVVLTDGGTASAAEIMAGALHESANIPIVGETTFGKGTVQNAQEFEDGTSIKYTIAKWLTPLGTWIHEDGLKPQYEVSLPDYAHISYLDPTIEISQGDSSNDVKTAEELFEAIGYEMEVDGFLDHDEVEVIEAFQQENELEKSGILTGKTTEVLLDLVREKIADNDTQLKKAFELLQK; encoded by the coding sequence ATAAGAAAGAGAACGCTGTTCATATCCTTACTCATATTAGTTAGCGCAACAGTTTTTACAACCTTAATGGTCATTCAAGCAGGACCAAAAGTTGTGTCCAGTCAAGAAACATACGAAAAATTAAATGAAGTGATGGACATCCTCGAGAATCAATATGTAGAGGATATTGACCAAGATTTATTAATTGAAGGGGCCATTAAAGGGATGGTCGATTCTTTAGAAGACCCTTATACAACTTATATGGATAAAGAGGAAGCAAAAGGGTTTCATGAAACGATATCTTCAAGTTTTGAAGGTATAGGAGCAGAAGTGACAGAAGACAATGGCAAAATTATTATAGTCTCTCCAATCAAAGGTTCTCCTGCTGAGAAAGTAGGCTTAAAACCGGAAGATCAAATTTTAGAAGTCGATGGAGAAAGCATCGAAGGGCTGACAGTGAATGAAGCTGTCATGAAAATTCGTGGTGAAAAAGGGACTAAAGTTGAATTAACGATAGAGCGTGCGGGTGTAGGTGAAATGACCGTCACCATCACTCGTGACACCATCCCGATAAACACCGTGTACACCGATGTTACGGAAGATCGAATTGCAACCATTCAAATCACCCGCTTCTCTGAAAATACAGGGCAAGAGCTCGCAGAAGCCTTAATCGATCTTGAACAACAAAACATTCAAGGTATTGTTTTGGACTTAAGACAAAATCCTGGTGGCTTAATGGATCAAGCGATTGCAATGACGGATATGTTCTTAGAAAAAGGGAAAACGATTTTAAAAGTAGAAGATAAAGATGGGAATATTGAAACATATAAAGCATCGAATCCGAAGGTAGTAAACTGGCCGGTTGTTGTATTAACAGATGGAGGAACAGCTAGTGCGGCAGAGATTATGGCTGGTGCTTTACACGAATCAGCAAACATACCAATTGTAGGTGAAACTACTTTTGGAAAAGGAACGGTGCAAAATGCCCAAGAGTTTGAAGATGGAACATCCATTAAGTACACGATAGCAAAATGGCTTACTCCTTTAGGAACATGGATTCATGAAGATGGCCTAAAGCCTCAATATGAAGTTTCGCTTCCAGACTATGCCCATATTTCTTACTTAGACCCTACTATAGAAATTTCACAAGGGGATTCTTCAAATGATGTGAAAACAGCAGAAGAATTGTTTGAAGCGATTGGTTATGAAATGGAAGTAGATGGTTTCTTAGATCATGATGAAGTAGAGGTTATCGAAGCGTTTCAACAGGAAAATGAACTTGAAAAGTCAGGGATATTAACAGGCAAGACAACGGAAGTATTACTTGATCTCGTAAGGGAAAAAATTGCAGATAATGATACGCAGTTAAAGAAAGCATTTGAACTGTTGCAAAAATAA
- the deoD gene encoding purine-nucleoside phosphorylase, with protein sequence MSVHIGAKKGEIAETVLLPGDPLRAKYIAETFLEDVTCYNEVRGMYGFTGTYKGKRISVQGTGMGVPSISIYVNELMREYDVKTLIRVGSCGAIQKDVNVRDVILAMSSSTDSQMNRLTFGGVDYAPTANFELLKNAYDAAKERNIDVKVGNVFTADMFYNDNAELEKWAQYGILAIEMETTALYTLAAKFNRKALSVLTVSDHVLTGEETTAEERQTTFNEMIEIALEAAIKE encoded by the coding sequence ATGAGTGTACATATTGGTGCAAAAAAAGGAGAAATTGCGGAAACGGTCTTACTTCCTGGAGATCCGTTACGAGCTAAATATATTGCGGAAACATTTTTAGAAGATGTGACATGCTATAACGAAGTTCGCGGTATGTACGGTTTTACAGGTACATATAAAGGAAAACGTATTTCTGTACAAGGAACTGGAATGGGTGTACCTTCTATCTCTATTTATGTTAACGAATTAATGCGAGAGTATGATGTAAAAACGCTAATCCGTGTTGGATCTTGTGGTGCAATTCAAAAAGATGTAAACGTTCGTGACGTCATTTTAGCAATGTCTTCATCTACTGACTCACAAATGAATCGTTTAACATTTGGTGGGGTTGACTACGCGCCAACTGCAAACTTTGAGTTATTAAAAAATGCCTATGATGCGGCGAAAGAGCGTAATATTGATGTAAAAGTTGGAAACGTATTCACAGCTGATATGTTCTATAATGACAATGCTGAACTTGAAAAATGGGCTCAGTATGGTATTCTCGCAATCGAAATGGAAACGACAGCTCTTTACACGTTAGCTGCGAAATTTAACCGTAAGGCACTATCTGTCTTAACAGTAAGTGACCATGTATTAACAGGTGAGGAAACGACAGCTGAAGAGCGTCAAACAACTTTTAACGAAATGATTGAGATTGCTTTAGAAGCTGCGATTAAAGAATAA
- a CDS encoding sporulation protein: protein MSFFNKIFASIGIGAAKVDTKLSKNSYRAGEVVEGIVEVVGGNVEQKIDEIYLTVFATYVKEIDDQKHTKQAEITKVKLNEPFVITANEKKEIPFTFQLPLDTPITKGASRVWIHTGLDIKGAVDPADRDYIEVIPTNVATSIFQAIDELGFKLRQVENEEAPYRLRKRLPFIQEFEFYPVQGPFRGKLDELEVVMFQLSEEQVEVILEIDRRARGFGGFLAEALDMDETIVKLTINSSDLSNVRSMLQEVIEQYS from the coding sequence ATGTCATTCTTTAATAAAATTTTTGCAAGTATCGGAATTGGAGCGGCAAAAGTCGATACCAAGCTTTCCAAAAACTCGTACCGTGCTGGTGAGGTAGTGGAAGGGATTGTTGAAGTTGTCGGAGGAAATGTCGAGCAAAAGATTGATGAGATTTATTTAACTGTCTTTGCCACATATGTAAAAGAAATTGATGACCAAAAACATACGAAGCAAGCTGAAATTACAAAAGTAAAACTAAATGAACCGTTTGTTATTACAGCGAACGAAAAGAAAGAAATTCCGTTTACTTTTCAATTACCATTAGATACTCCGATTACTAAAGGAGCATCACGCGTATGGATTCACACTGGCCTTGATATAAAGGGAGCAGTTGACCCAGCTGACCGTGATTACATTGAGGTAATCCCGACAAACGTTGCCACTTCGATTTTTCAAGCAATTGATGAACTAGGCTTTAAGTTGCGTCAAGTTGAAAACGAAGAGGCGCCATATCGATTAAGAAAAAGACTTCCTTTTATTCAAGAATTTGAATTCTATCCAGTTCAAGGTCCATTCCGAGGAAAGCTAGATGAATTGGAAGTAGTTATGTTTCAATTGTCTGAAGAACAAGTAGAAGTCATTTTAGAAATCGATCGACGCGCACGTGGTTTTGGAGGATTTTTAGCAGAAGCTTTGGACATGGATGAAACGATCGTCAAACTTACAATTAACTCAAGCGATCTATCGAATGTACGATCCATGCTTCAAGAAGTGATTGAACAGTATAGCTAA
- a CDS encoding M15 family metallopeptidase — MKKIAVGGAVLLLLTGCSISKEEQPQQSEAVNEEPIQQQEEEPVNPDFLLESVYFNEVKEVDGKVTIQNPDNILVLVNKDFYLPSDYIPSDLVRPNIPFSFGDLDIPKSYMRAEAAKAVEQLFEAANKDGIQLFGVSAYRPFEYQLGLFNMEVQDKGEEVAAQAVAQPGQSEHQTGLTIDVTSASVQYAITQQFGETKEGKWLAEHAHEFGFIIRYPSGKEEITKYQYEPWHIRYVGIEVASILYKYEITLEEYFHQVKEI; from the coding sequence ATGAAGAAAATAGCCGTAGGAGGCGCGGTCCTTTTGTTGCTAACAGGATGCAGCATCTCAAAAGAAGAACAGCCACAACAATCAGAAGCAGTGAATGAAGAACCAATACAACAACAAGAGGAAGAGCCAGTAAACCCGGACTTTCTTTTAGAGTCTGTTTATTTTAACGAAGTAAAAGAAGTCGATGGGAAAGTGACCATTCAAAATCCAGATAACATATTGGTGTTAGTAAACAAAGATTTTTACTTACCATCGGATTATATCCCGAGTGATTTAGTTAGACCGAATATTCCGTTTTCTTTTGGAGATTTAGATATTCCGAAGAGTTATATGAGAGCAGAGGCGGCAAAAGCTGTTGAACAACTTTTCGAGGCTGCGAATAAAGATGGTATTCAATTATTCGGCGTTTCAGCGTATAGACCATTTGAATATCAGCTAGGACTTTTTAATATGGAAGTGCAAGATAAAGGAGAGGAAGTAGCAGCGCAAGCAGTAGCTCAACCAGGTCAAAGTGAACATCAAACAGGATTAACCATAGATGTGACAAGCGCAAGTGTTCAATATGCCATTACACAACAATTTGGCGAAACAAAAGAAGGGAAATGGCTTGCAGAGCATGCGCATGAATTTGGATTTATTATTCGATATCCAAGTGGGAAAGAAGAGATTACGAAGTATCAATACGAACCGTGGCATATCCGTTATGTTGGTATTGAAGTCGCTTCAATTTTATACAAGTACGAGATCACATTGGAAGAATATTTTCATCAAGTAAAAGAAATTTAA
- a CDS encoding class I SAM-dependent methyltransferase — MESPYLNMLAAFGISSAHPGGLPITKHLLDYVKLKRKCSFVDIGCGTGQTLQILHDLGHTVTGIDSHPQMVKQAKERMKDKKDVTLLNIDVEDLPSLHQFFHVALCESVLAFTNISKSLPAIYKVLDDGGYLMAIEMTISEPLSSQDKTELERFYGFAQFLTDDEWISAFQKEQFHVLDVIHPDDWIIHDQPMVELNMNNTIDDIYFQYLATHEQLVMKYKDCLSYTIFICKK; from the coding sequence ATGGAATCTCCCTATTTAAACATGTTGGCTGCATTTGGAATAAGTAGTGCTCATCCAGGCGGTTTACCTATAACAAAACACTTACTTGACTATGTAAAGTTGAAAAGAAAATGTTCTTTCGTGGATATTGGATGCGGAACTGGTCAAACGTTACAAATTCTTCATGATTTAGGTCATACTGTAACCGGCATTGATTCACATCCACAAATGGTGAAACAAGCAAAAGAGCGAATGAAAGATAAGAAAGATGTCACATTATTGAATATCGATGTTGAAGATCTTCCTTCCCTTCACCAATTTTTTCACGTCGCTTTATGTGAATCAGTTTTAGCCTTTACTAACATATCTAAATCTCTTCCTGCTATCTATAAAGTATTAGATGATGGAGGGTATTTAATGGCAATTGAAATGACAATCAGTGAGCCATTATCGTCTCAAGACAAAACAGAATTAGAACGCTTTTATGGGTTTGCACAATTCTTAACAGATGATGAGTGGATTTCAGCTTTCCAAAAAGAACAATTTCATGTTTTAGATGTTATTCACCCAGATGATTGGATTATTCACGATCAACCAATGGTTGAATTGAATATGAATAACACGATTGACGACATCTATTTTCAATATCTTGCAACACATGAACAACTTGTCATGAAATATAAAGATTGCTTGTCATACACGATTTTTATTTGCAAAAAGTAA
- a CDS encoding YokU family protein has translation MRCEWCEEEAVKEDINTVYWELPDGTRAIEITATPCFTCMNCGIQYQSDETIKEIEDQLFLIDRTQLSKSVSYQQLMQMERLLKRNYFDFTQ, from the coding sequence ATGAGGTGTGAATGGTGTGAAGAGGAAGCGGTGAAGGAGGATATCAATACCGTTTATTGGGAATTACCAGATGGAACGAGGGCTATTGAAATAACAGCTACACCATGCTTTACGTGCATGAACTGCGGAATTCAATACCAATCTGATGAAACGATTAAAGAAATTGAAGACCAACTTTTTCTAATCGACCGAACTCAGTTATCAAAATCGGTATCCTATCAACAGCTCATGCAAATGGAGCGCTTATTAAAACGAAATTATTTTGACTTTACGCAATGA
- a CDS encoding YozE family protein has protein sequence MKSFYHFLMKYRHPKPKDEISQFANDAYEDHSFPKMSMNYEELSSYLELNGEYLPSMSVFDHAWELYLAEQEK, from the coding sequence TTGAAGTCATTTTATCATTTTTTAATGAAATATCGGCACCCAAAACCGAAGGATGAGATTAGTCAATTTGCAAACGATGCATATGAAGATCACAGTTTTCCAAAGATGTCTATGAACTATGAAGAATTAAGTTCCTATCTAGAGTTAAACGGAGAGTATTTACCCTCCATGTCTGTGTTTGATCACGCATGGGAACTTTATCTTGCAGAACAAGAAAAATAA
- a CDS encoding winged helix-turn-helix transcriptional regulator, protein MDKLCPNVERAFSLLGKRWNGLIIYVLLKGPKRFKDLTESIPGISQKMLADRLKELEEVGIVKRNVYPETPVRIEYALTDKGQSLENVMMEAQKWAYQYQTEC, encoded by the coding sequence ATGGATAAGCTCTGTCCAAATGTTGAGCGAGCTTTTTCCTTATTGGGAAAACGATGGAATGGTTTAATCATTTATGTGCTATTGAAAGGGCCAAAACGCTTCAAAGACCTTACGGAAAGTATCCCAGGAATTAGTCAAAAAATGCTTGCTGACAGATTGAAAGAGTTGGAAGAAGTGGGAATCGTTAAACGAAATGTGTATCCTGAAACACCAGTCCGAATTGAATATGCTTTAACCGATAAAGGTCAATCGCTTGAAAATGTAATGATGGAAGCTCAAAAATGGGCTTATCAATATCAGACAGAATGCTGA
- a CDS encoding phosphatase PAP2 family protein, translating into MRNQIFIILFISFFALALCIQHPSVQHFDEQVVLLVEEWRTPLLTTWMIFFTYVGSIKVMGPITMLLAFIFLLNRKLIEIVFLFMTFFSVRLVNTFLKLLFERERPSFDRVMESGGFSFPSGHAMNSIAVFGFILILLLQITKNKIVKVLITFMVVILVLFIGLSRVYVGVHYPTDILAGFFAGGSWLLILVAFYNKVRQNL; encoded by the coding sequence ATGAGAAATCAGATATTCATTATTTTGTTTATAAGCTTTTTTGCTCTAGCATTATGTATTCAGCATCCATCCGTTCAACACTTTGATGAACAAGTTGTGTTATTAGTTGAAGAGTGGCGCACTCCTTTATTAACCACTTGGATGATTTTCTTTACATACGTAGGTTCCATTAAAGTGATGGGGCCCATTACCATGCTTCTTGCTTTCATTTTTCTTTTAAATCGGAAATTAATCGAGATTGTATTTCTTTTCATGACATTTTTTTCAGTACGGTTAGTAAACACGTTCTTGAAACTTTTATTTGAAAGGGAACGACCTAGCTTTGATCGAGTTATGGAAAGTGGGGGATTTTCATTTCCGAGTGGGCATGCAATGAATTCAATAGCCGTATTTGGATTTATATTAATTTTATTGCTTCAGATAACTAAAAATAAAATTGTAAAAGTTTTGATCACCTTCATGGTCGTTATACTAGTCTTATTTATCGGTTTAAGTCGTGTGTATGTTGGAGTACATTACCCGACTGACATCCTCGCTGGCTTTTTTGCGGGAGGAAGTTGGTTGTTAATTTTGGTTGCGTTTTACAATAAAGTTCGACAAAATCTATAA
- a CDS encoding nitroreductase family protein — translation MSTNVMEKDALQVMEERTSVRHYDSTAKMTKEEVEELLTITSKAPSAWNLQHWHFVVFHTDEAKKKLLPIAYNQNQIVESSVVIGILGDLKANENAETVYSPLVEHGYMTEEIKETLASQINGAYQNDQYARDAAFSNASLAAMQLMLAAKAKGYDTCAIGGFNSQQLVEQFDISNRYVPVMLITVGKAAKEAHKSSRIPVQEMSTWL, via the coding sequence ATGTCTACAAATGTAATGGAAAAAGATGCACTACAAGTAATGGAGGAACGTACTTCCGTTCGCCATTATGATTCTACAGCAAAAATGACAAAAGAAGAAGTAGAAGAATTATTAACGATTACATCAAAAGCCCCATCTGCATGGAATTTACAACATTGGCATTTCGTTGTCTTCCATACAGATGAAGCAAAGAAAAAATTATTACCGATCGCTTATAACCAAAATCAAATCGTTGAATCTTCTGTTGTTATTGGCATTTTAGGTGACTTAAAAGCCAATGAAAATGCTGAAACAGTCTATAGTCCACTTGTGGAGCATGGTTACATGACCGAGGAAATTAAAGAAACGTTAGCATCTCAAATCAATGGCGCATATCAAAACGATCAATATGCACGTGATGCTGCGTTTTCAAATGCATCTCTTGCAGCTATGCAGCTTATGTTAGCCGCGAAAGCGAAAGGTTATGACACGTGTGCAATCGGTGGCTTTAACAGCCAACAATTAGTTGAACAATTTGATATTAGTAACCGTTACGTTCCAGTAATGCTCATTACAGTAGGAAAAGCTGCAAAAGAAGCTCACAAAAGTAGCCGCATTCCTGTACAAGAAATGTCTACTTGGTTATAA
- a CDS encoding metal-sensitive transcriptional regulator — MEYTQQMKNRIKRIEGQLRGILKMMEEGKDCREIVTQMSAARNGLDRTIGVVVSANLEKCVRDQIEKGEDTKHLVEEAVQLLVKSR, encoded by the coding sequence ATGGAATATACACAACAAATGAAGAATCGGATAAAACGAATTGAGGGGCAGCTTCGCGGCATTTTGAAAATGATGGAAGAAGGGAAGGATTGCCGGGAAATTGTGACGCAAATGTCGGCAGCTCGAAATGGATTAGACCGAACGATCGGAGTCGTCGTAAGTGCCAATTTAGAAAAGTGTGTCCGCGACCAAATCGAAAAGGGTGAAGATACAAAACATCTAGTTGAAGAAGCGGTTCAATTACTTGTGAAAAGTCGATAA
- the rarD gene encoding EamA family transporter RarD, translated as MIEEKQGVFYMALAYILWGVFPLYWKFLEEVPSEEILAHRIIWSFGFMIILLIFTREVRKLLGQITEILRKPKLLLYLFLSSVLISINWFVYIWAVNHERVLETSLGYYINPIVSVFLGKLFLSEKMNRGQQVAFMLAGIGVLISAFEYGKIPWVSLLLALTFGFYGLTKKMTKLKASFSLTLETLFVLPIAMSYFIYISSNGESAFLISDMHTVLLLIGGGIATAIPLLLFASGATKIPLFMIGVLQYIAPTITFFIGVFLYHEPFSVYDFFTFSFIWCGIIVFTLSQMNVKSKWKWKKAKSFHM; from the coding sequence ATGATCGAGGAAAAACAAGGTGTTTTTTACATGGCACTAGCGTACATTTTGTGGGGAGTGTTTCCGCTTTATTGGAAATTTTTGGAGGAAGTTCCTTCAGAAGAAATACTAGCTCATCGAATTATTTGGTCATTTGGATTTATGATCATCTTACTTATTTTCACTCGCGAGGTCCGCAAGCTTCTTGGACAAATTACAGAAATATTGAGAAAACCGAAATTACTTCTATACTTATTTTTATCGTCGGTGCTAATAAGTATAAATTGGTTTGTCTACATATGGGCAGTTAATCATGAAAGAGTTTTAGAAACAAGTTTAGGCTATTATATTAATCCAATCGTAAGTGTGTTTTTAGGAAAACTTTTTTTGAGTGAAAAAATGAACAGAGGTCAACAAGTTGCATTTATGCTTGCTGGAATTGGAGTTCTTATTTCAGCATTCGAATACGGGAAGATTCCGTGGGTTTCCTTGTTGCTCGCATTAACGTTTGGGTTTTACGGTTTAACGAAAAAGATGACAAAATTAAAAGCTTCATTTAGCTTAACGCTCGAAACTTTATTTGTTTTACCAATTGCCATGAGTTACTTTATATATATTTCGTCAAATGGAGAAAGCGCCTTTTTAATCAGTGATATGCATACCGTCTTATTACTCATTGGTGGAGGGATTGCAACGGCCATTCCATTGCTATTATTTGCGAGCGGTGCAACAAAAATTCCGCTCTTTATGATAGGTGTCTTACAATATATCGCACCGACGATTACATTTTTTATTGGAGTTTTCTTATATCATGAACCATTTTCGGTCTATGACTTCTTTACATTCTCGTTCATTTGGTGTGGTATAATTGTGTTTACATTAAGCCAAATGAACGTTAAAAGCAAATGGAAATGGAAGAAAGCTAAATCATTCCATATGTAA